The following proteins are co-located in the Anomalospiza imberbis isolate Cuckoo-Finch-1a 21T00152 chromosome 1, ASM3175350v1, whole genome shotgun sequence genome:
- the OXNAD1 gene encoding oxidoreductase NAD-binding domain-containing protein 1 isoform X3, with product MVHATVYVGCTVPQLLRGAQSRIFSSHSPLGVLRHSAFCYCTGNGTIKSKRKMDHLERTANNFRQEVITQAKVCGITNESETVKRLRLAIANKDFTFKAGQWVDFFIPGVSVVGGFSICSSPGLLEREGILELAVKHTVHPPAHWIHTECTLDSEVALRVGDLHGYQEGKGNRHKLGTAKLYYSAKNTSELLFKKNILGLMKAFPAKITCCFHVTQQHSQICKELQPHITEGRISEKDLEKHVSNDTSWYICGPPPMIESISKLLTNIGVPRNRIFFEKWW from the exons ATGGTTCATGCTACTGTTTATGTGGGTTGCACTGTTCCTCAGTTACTGAGAGGTGCTCAGAGCagaattttttcctctcattctcCATTGGGGGTATTGAGACACTCTGCTTTTTGTTACTGCACAGGAAATGG cacaataaaatcaaaaaggaaaatggaTCATCTAGAGAGGACAGCAAATAATTTTCGACAGGAG GTAATTACACAAGCAAAAGTGTGTGGAATCACCAATGAATCAGAGACAGTGAAAAGGCTTCGTTTGGCAATTGCAAATAAGGATTTTACTTTCAAGGCAGGACAGTG GGTCGATTTCTTTATTCCTGGAGTATCGGTAGTTGGAGGATTCTCAATATGTTCAAGCCCTGGCCTGTTAGAACGAGAAGGAATACTAGAGCTGGCAGTAAAGCACACTGTTCATCCTCCTGCTCACTGGATTCACACTGAG TGTACTCTTGACTCAGAAGTGGCTCTGCGAGTGGGAG ATCTTCATGGATACCAAGAGGGTAAAGGAAATAGACACAAACTGGGAACAGCGAAGCTGTACTACAGTGCAAAAAATACAAGTGAACTCTTATTTAAG aaaaatattcttggTTTGATGAAGGCGTTTCCTGCAAAGATCACATGTTGTTTCCACGTCACCCAGCAGCACTCACAGATCTGTAAAGAACTGCAGCCACACATTACAG aGGGAAGAATATCTGAAAAGGATCTAGAGAAACACGTATCTAACGATACTTCATGGTACATCTGTGGTCCCCCTCCAATGATAGAATCTATATCCAAACTACTCACTAACATCGGTGTTCCTAGAAACCGTATTTTCTTTGAGAAATGGTGGTAG
- the OXNAD1 gene encoding oxidoreductase NAD-binding domain-containing protein 1 isoform X1, protein MVHATVYVGCTVPQLLRGAQSRIFSSHSPLGVLRHSAFCYCTGNGTIKSKRKMDHLERTANNFRQEVITQAKVCGITNESETVKRLRLAIANKDFTFKAGQWVDFFIPGVSVVGGFSICSSPGLLEREGILELAVKHTVHPPAHWIHTECTLDSEVALRVGGDFFFDPQPGDSPVNLVLIAGGVGINPLFSILLHIADLHGYQEGKGNRHKLGTAKLYYSAKNTSELLFKKNILGLMKAFPAKITCCFHVTQQHSQICKELQPHITEGRISEKDLEKHVSNDTSWYICGPPPMIESISKLLTNIGVPRNRIFFEKWW, encoded by the exons ATGGTTCATGCTACTGTTTATGTGGGTTGCACTGTTCCTCAGTTACTGAGAGGTGCTCAGAGCagaattttttcctctcattctcCATTGGGGGTATTGAGACACTCTGCTTTTTGTTACTGCACAGGAAATGG cacaataaaatcaaaaaggaaaatggaTCATCTAGAGAGGACAGCAAATAATTTTCGACAGGAG GTAATTACACAAGCAAAAGTGTGTGGAATCACCAATGAATCAGAGACAGTGAAAAGGCTTCGTTTGGCAATTGCAAATAAGGATTTTACTTTCAAGGCAGGACAGTG GGTCGATTTCTTTATTCCTGGAGTATCGGTAGTTGGAGGATTCTCAATATGTTCAAGCCCTGGCCTGTTAGAACGAGAAGGAATACTAGAGCTGGCAGTAAAGCACACTGTTCATCCTCCTGCTCACTGGATTCACACTGAG TGTACTCTTGACTCAGAAGTGGCTCTGCGAGTGGGAGGTGATTTCTTCTTTGATCCTCAGCCTGGTGACTCCCCTGTAAACCTAGTGCTGATAGCAGGGGGTGTTGGAATTAACCCATTGTTTTCTATACTGCTGCATATAGCAGATCTTCATGGATACCAAGAGGGTAAAGGAAATAGACACAAACTGGGAACAGCGAAGCTGTACTACAGTGCAAAAAATACAAGTGAACTCTTATTTAAG aaaaatattcttggTTTGATGAAGGCGTTTCCTGCAAAGATCACATGTTGTTTCCACGTCACCCAGCAGCACTCACAGATCTGTAAAGAACTGCAGCCACACATTACAG aGGGAAGAATATCTGAAAAGGATCTAGAGAAACACGTATCTAACGATACTTCATGGTACATCTGTGGTCCCCCTCCAATGATAGAATCTATATCCAAACTACTCACTAACATCGGTGTTCCTAGAAACCGTATTTTCTTTGAGAAATGGTGGTAG
- the OXNAD1 gene encoding oxidoreductase NAD-binding domain-containing protein 1 isoform X2, with the protein MVHATVYVGCTVPQLLRGAQSRIFSSHSPLGVLRHSAFCYCTGNGTIKSKRKMDHLERTANNFRQEVITQAKVCGITNESETVKRLRLAIANKDFTFKAGQWVDFFIPGVSVVGGFSICSSPGLLEREGILELAVKHTVHPPAHWIHTECTLDSEVALRVGADLHGYQEGKGNRHKLGTAKLYYSAKNTSELLFKKNILGLMKAFPAKITCCFHVTQQHSQICKELQPHITEGRISEKDLEKHVSNDTSWYICGPPPMIESISKLLTNIGVPRNRIFFEKWW; encoded by the exons ATGGTTCATGCTACTGTTTATGTGGGTTGCACTGTTCCTCAGTTACTGAGAGGTGCTCAGAGCagaattttttcctctcattctcCATTGGGGGTATTGAGACACTCTGCTTTTTGTTACTGCACAGGAAATGG cacaataaaatcaaaaaggaaaatggaTCATCTAGAGAGGACAGCAAATAATTTTCGACAGGAG GTAATTACACAAGCAAAAGTGTGTGGAATCACCAATGAATCAGAGACAGTGAAAAGGCTTCGTTTGGCAATTGCAAATAAGGATTTTACTTTCAAGGCAGGACAGTG GGTCGATTTCTTTATTCCTGGAGTATCGGTAGTTGGAGGATTCTCAATATGTTCAAGCCCTGGCCTGTTAGAACGAGAAGGAATACTAGAGCTGGCAGTAAAGCACACTGTTCATCCTCCTGCTCACTGGATTCACACTGAG TGTACTCTTGACTCAGAAGTGGCTCTGCGAGTGGGAG CAGATCTTCATGGATACCAAGAGGGTAAAGGAAATAGACACAAACTGGGAACAGCGAAGCTGTACTACAGTGCAAAAAATACAAGTGAACTCTTATTTAAG aaaaatattcttggTTTGATGAAGGCGTTTCCTGCAAAGATCACATGTTGTTTCCACGTCACCCAGCAGCACTCACAGATCTGTAAAGAACTGCAGCCACACATTACAG aGGGAAGAATATCTGAAAAGGATCTAGAGAAACACGTATCTAACGATACTTCATGGTACATCTGTGGTCCCCCTCCAATGATAGAATCTATATCCAAACTACTCACTAACATCGGTGTTCCTAGAAACCGTATTTTCTTTGAGAAATGGTGGTAG